Proteins from a genomic interval of Piscinibacter sp. HJYY11:
- a CDS encoding methyl-accepting chemotaxis protein codes for MLQLKTQSRVRQEEAAYAETLDAHFTRVLAAVAEGDLTRRLDAHALPAPLRAGADSINKLLRNVQALREDMLRMHAEHARGDIDVIIDPQRHSGELREMAVGVNDLVNAHIAVKKLAMGVVAEFGKGNFEAPLAPLPGKKAFINDTIEKVRGNLKGLIAEMNHMSAEHEKGDIDVVIDTQRFDGDFRIMARGVNEMVAAHIAVKKLAMGVVAEFGKGNFEASLAQLPGKKAFINDTIEKVRGNLKGLIAEMNRMSAEHEKGDIDVVIDTQRFDGDFRTMAAGVNDMVNAHIAVKKLAMGVVAEFGKGNFEAPMPQLPGKKVFINQIIEQARGNLRSVRDVVALMGAMAEGDLTRKVEGQYQGTFADLQRYVNAMVEKLSEVVAEVNAGAESLAGASEEVSATAQSLSQASSEQAAGVEETSASIEQMTASITQNTDNAKVTDGMATKAAAEAAEGGEAVKATVSAMKQIAQKISIIDDIAYQTNLLALNAAIEAARAGEHGKGFAVVAAEVRKLAERSQVAAQEIGAVAGSSVELAEKAGRLLDQMVPNIKKTSDLVQEITAASEEQSSGVSQINAAVNQLNETTQQNASSSEELAATAEEMSGQAEQLQQTMSFFRLSNVDSTRSVLARPQARANGTARPAPAARKAKNGADHGKANGFGLLPPDESQFARY; via the coding sequence ATGTTGCAGCTGAAGACGCAAAGCCGCGTGCGGCAGGAAGAGGCGGCCTACGCCGAGACCCTCGACGCGCATTTCACGAGGGTGCTGGCGGCCGTGGCCGAGGGAGACCTCACCCGGCGGCTCGACGCGCATGCGCTGCCGGCGCCGCTGCGCGCCGGGGCCGACTCGATCAACAAGCTCCTGCGCAACGTGCAGGCGCTGCGCGAGGACATGCTGCGCATGCACGCCGAGCACGCCCGCGGCGACATCGACGTGATCATCGACCCGCAGCGCCACTCTGGCGAGCTGCGCGAGATGGCGGTCGGCGTGAACGACCTGGTCAACGCCCACATCGCGGTGAAGAAGCTCGCCATGGGCGTGGTGGCGGAGTTCGGCAAAGGCAACTTCGAGGCGCCGCTCGCGCCGTTGCCCGGCAAGAAGGCCTTCATCAACGACACCATCGAGAAGGTGCGCGGCAACTTGAAGGGCCTGATCGCCGAGATGAACCACATGTCAGCCGAGCACGAGAAGGGCGACATCGACGTGGTCATCGACACCCAGCGCTTCGACGGCGACTTCCGCATCATGGCGCGCGGCGTCAACGAGATGGTGGCCGCGCACATCGCGGTGAAGAAGCTCGCGATGGGCGTGGTGGCCGAGTTCGGCAAGGGCAACTTCGAGGCGTCGCTCGCGCAGCTGCCGGGCAAGAAGGCCTTCATCAACGACACCATCGAGAAGGTGCGCGGCAACCTGAAGGGCCTGATTGCCGAGATGAACCGCATGTCGGCCGAGCACGAGAAGGGCGACATCGACGTGGTGATCGACACCCAGCGTTTCGATGGCGACTTCCGCACCATGGCGGCGGGCGTCAACGACATGGTCAACGCGCACATCGCGGTGAAGAAACTCGCGATGGGCGTGGTGGCCGAATTCGGCAAGGGCAACTTCGAAGCCCCGATGCCGCAGCTGCCGGGCAAGAAGGTCTTCATCAACCAGATCATCGAGCAGGCCCGCGGCAACCTGCGCAGCGTGCGTGACGTGGTGGCACTGATGGGCGCCATGGCCGAGGGCGACCTCACCCGCAAGGTGGAAGGCCAGTACCAGGGCACCTTTGCCGACCTGCAGCGCTATGTGAACGCGATGGTCGAGAAGCTCTCGGAGGTGGTGGCCGAGGTGAACGCCGGCGCCGAGTCGCTGGCCGGTGCGTCGGAAGAGGTGAGCGCGACCGCGCAGTCGCTGTCGCAGGCCTCCAGCGAGCAGGCGGCGGGCGTGGAAGAGACCAGCGCGTCGATCGAGCAGATGACGGCCTCGATCACCCAGAACACCGACAACGCCAAGGTCACCGACGGCATGGCCACCAAGGCCGCCGCCGAGGCCGCCGAGGGCGGCGAGGCGGTGAAGGCAACGGTCAGCGCGATGAAGCAGATCGCGCAGAAGATCAGCATCATCGACGACATCGCCTACCAGACCAACCTGCTGGCGCTGAATGCCGCGATCGAAGCGGCGCGTGCCGGCGAGCACGGCAAGGGTTTCGCGGTGGTGGCCGCCGAAGTGCGCAAGCTGGCCGAACGCAGCCAGGTCGCGGCGCAGGAAATCGGCGCTGTCGCCGGCTCCAGCGTCGAGCTGGCCGAGAAGGCCGGGCGCCTGCTCGACCAGATGGTGCCCAACATCAAGAAGACGAGCGACCTGGTGCAGGAGATCACCGCCGCGTCGGAAGAGCAGTCGTCCGGCGTGTCGCAGATCAACGCGGCCGTGAACCAGCTCAACGAGACCACGCAGCAGAACGCCAGCAGCTCGGAGGAGCTCGCCGCCACCGCCGAAGAGATGAGCGGCCAGGCCGAGCAACTGCAGCAGACGATGTCGTTCTTCCGCCTCAGCAATGTCGACAGCACACGCTCGGTGCTGGCACGGCCGCAGGCGCGTGCGAACGGCACTGCACGCCCGGCCCCCGCGGCGCGCAAGGCCAAGAACGGCGCCGACCACGGCAAGGCCAACGGCTTCGGCCTCCTGCCGCCGGACGAATCGCAGTTCGCGCGCTACTGA
- a CDS encoding chemotaxis protein CheW has product MERETMTLANRQAEPGQYLTFVLGGEAYAIGILAIKEIIEYHDLTEVPMMPPCVRGVINLRGAVVPVVDLQARFGRRASEVTKRTCIVIVEVATQDERQVIGVVVDAVSEVLEIEASAIEPAPSFGAGIRTDFIQGMGKVRGKFVILLDVDRVLSMHDLAVLERVAQAPALEGAQR; this is encoded by the coding sequence ATGGAACGCGAGACGATGACGTTGGCGAACCGCCAGGCCGAGCCGGGCCAGTACCTGACGTTCGTGCTGGGCGGCGAGGCGTACGCGATCGGGATCCTGGCGATCAAGGAAATCATCGAGTACCACGACCTGACCGAGGTGCCGATGATGCCGCCGTGCGTGCGCGGGGTGATCAACCTCAGAGGCGCGGTGGTGCCGGTGGTGGACCTGCAGGCGCGCTTCGGGCGCCGTGCGAGCGAGGTGACCAAGCGCACCTGCATCGTCATCGTCGAAGTGGCGACGCAGGATGAGCGCCAGGTGATCGGCGTCGTGGTCGACGCGGTCAGCGAAGTACTGGAGATCGAGGCGTCGGCCATCGAGCCGGCGCCGAGTTTCGGGGCGGGCATCCGCACCGATTTCATTCAAGGCATGGGCAAGGTGCGCGGCAAGTTCGTGATCCTGCTCGATGTGGACCGGGTGTTGTCGATGCACGACCTCGCGGTCCTGGAACGTGTGGCCCAGGCTCCGGCCCTCGAAGGAGCCCAGCGCTGA
- a CDS encoding methyl-accepting chemotaxis protein produces the protein MFKNLKVATRLTLGFASVVAILVVLTSVAYVNFASLAEANRWNVHTYEVIGEVDATTAALINIETGERGFALSGQDAFLEPYVGGIESFRKHSAKIKSLTADNPQQQERIQAVVQLQEQWVSKVLEPEIALRRAVADGRERMDVVVASVTAARGKKLMDEMRAKLGVIRGAESDLLVDRAKASEALQARTSAVLLFGTLLAAMVAGGIAWSIVRSITGVLGGEPSHAAEVMQSVAKGNFAVEVHVRAGDISSLLYTVKQTVQTAGDSIADVVRVMGAVAQGDLTRTIERPYEGAFGEMRTYVNATVAKLAEVVTEVNGSAEVLAGASEEVNATAQSLSQASSEQAAGVEETSASIEQMTASITQNTENAKVTDGMATKAAAEAQEGGEAVKQTVSAMKQIAQKIGIIDDIAYQTNLLALNAAIEAARAGEHGKGFAVVAAEVRKLAERSQVAAQEIGDVAGSSVELAEKAGRLLDQMVPNIKKTSDLVQEITAASEEQSSGVGQINSAVSQLSQTTQQNASSSEELAATAEEMSAQAEQLQQTMSFFKLSGGAARAAAPRPAVAPAPAARRKAPVRSAKPALAPALAELDEAHFAKF, from the coding sequence ATGTTCAAGAATCTAAAAGTAGCGACCCGCCTCACGCTTGGCTTCGCTTCGGTTGTGGCGATCCTGGTTGTCTTGACCTCGGTGGCCTACGTCAACTTCGCCTCACTGGCCGAAGCAAACCGCTGGAATGTCCACACCTACGAGGTGATTGGCGAGGTCGACGCCACCACGGCCGCTCTTATCAACATCGAGACGGGCGAGCGCGGCTTTGCGTTGTCCGGGCAGGATGCCTTCCTCGAGCCATACGTGGGCGGGATCGAAAGCTTCCGCAAGCACTCCGCGAAGATCAAGTCGCTGACCGCCGACAACCCCCAGCAGCAGGAGCGCATTCAGGCCGTTGTGCAGCTCCAGGAGCAGTGGGTGTCCAAAGTGCTCGAACCCGAGATCGCCCTTCGGCGCGCCGTGGCAGACGGCCGTGAGCGCATGGACGTGGTGGTGGCCAGCGTCACGGCCGCCAGAGGCAAGAAGCTGATGGACGAGATGCGTGCCAAGCTCGGGGTCATCCGCGGCGCCGAATCAGACCTGCTGGTCGACCGCGCAAAGGCGTCCGAAGCGCTGCAGGCTCGCACCTCGGCCGTGCTTCTGTTCGGCACCCTGTTGGCGGCCATGGTCGCCGGTGGAATTGCGTGGAGCATCGTGCGCAGCATCACCGGCGTGCTCGGAGGCGAACCGTCGCATGCGGCCGAAGTGATGCAAAGCGTTGCCAAGGGCAATTTTGCGGTCGAGGTCCACGTTCGTGCCGGCGACATCAGCAGCTTGCTGTACACGGTGAAGCAGACGGTTCAGACCGCCGGCGACAGCATCGCCGACGTGGTCCGAGTGATGGGTGCGGTGGCGCAGGGGGACTTGACCCGCACCATTGAACGACCCTACGAGGGCGCGTTCGGCGAAATGCGTACGTACGTCAACGCCACTGTCGCCAAGCTGGCGGAGGTGGTGACCGAGGTCAACGGCAGTGCTGAGGTGCTGGCCGGTGCGTCCGAGGAGGTGAATGCCACCGCGCAGTCGCTGTCGCAAGCGTCGAGCGAGCAGGCTGCGGGTGTGGAAGAGACCAGCGCCTCCATCGAGCAGATGACGGCCTCGATCACCCAGAACACCGAGAACGCCAAGGTCACCGACGGCATGGCCACCAAGGCCGCGGCAGAGGCCCAGGAGGGCGGCGAGGCGGTCAAGCAGACCGTGAGCGCGATGAAGCAGATCGCCCAGAAGATCGGGATCATCGACGACATCGCCTATCAGACCAACCTGCTGGCGCTGAATGCGGCCATCGAAGCGGCGCGCGCTGGCGAGCACGGCAAGGGTTTCGCGGTGGTGGCCGCCGAAGTGCGCAAGCTGGCCGAGCGCAGCCAAGTCGCCGCACAGGAGATCGGAGACGTGGCCGGATCCAGCGTCGAGCTGGCCGAGAAGGCCGGCCGCCTGCTCGACCAGATGGTGCCCAACATCAAGAAGACGAGCGATCTGGTGCAGGAGATCACCGCCGCATCGGAAGAGCAGTCCTCCGGTGTCGGCCAGATCAACTCGGCGGTCAGCCAGCTGAGCCAGACCACGCAGCAGAACGCGAGCAGCTCGGAAGAACTGGCCGCGACCGCCGAAGAGATGAGCGCCCAGGCCGAGCAGCTGCAGCAGACGATGTCGTTCTTCAAGCTTTCGGGCGGCGCAGCGCGCGCCGCCGCGCCGCGCCCTGCGGTTGCACCGGCTCCGGCCGCGCGCCGCAAGGCACCGGTGCGCAGCGCCAAGCCGGCCCTGGCGCCGGCGCTGGCCGAGCTGGACGAAGCCCACTTCGCCAAGTTTTGA
- a CDS encoding chemotaxis protein CheW: protein MSAIVEVEAKAVAAAARKAAEPGQYLTFVLGGEAYAIGILAIKEIIEYHDLTEVPMMPPCVRGVINLRGAVVPVVDLQARFGRRASEVTKRTCIVIVEVATQDERQVIGVVVDAVSEVLEIEASAIEPAPSFGAGIRTDFIQGMGKVRGKFVILLNVDHVLDLEEVAGLQRAVDAVAEAS, encoded by the coding sequence ATGAGTGCCATCGTGGAAGTCGAAGCGAAAGCCGTCGCGGCTGCCGCGCGCAAGGCCGCCGAGCCGGGCCAGTACCTGACCTTCGTGCTGGGCGGCGAGGCGTACGCGATCGGGATCCTGGCGATCAAGGAAATCATCGAGTACCACGACCTGACCGAGGTGCCGATGATGCCGCCGTGCGTGCGCGGGGTGATCAACCTCAGAGGCGCGGTGGTGCCGGTGGTGGACCTGCAGGCGCGCTTCGGGCGCCGTGCGAGCGAGGTGACCAAGCGCACCTGCATCGTCATCGTCGAAGTGGCGACGCAGGATGAGCGCCAGGTGATCGGCGTCGTGGTCGACGCGGTCAGCGAGGTGCTGGAGATCGAGGCGTCGGCCATCGAGCCGGCGCCGAGTTTCGGGGCGGGCATCCGCACCGATTTCATTCAAGGCATGGGCAAGGTGCGCGGCAAGTTCGTGATCCTGCTCAACGTCGACCATGTGCTGGACCTCGAAGAGGTGGCCGGCTTGCAGCGAGCCGTCGATGCGGTTGCCGAGGCCTCGTGA
- a CDS encoding methyl-accepting chemotaxis protein produces the protein MFSNLKIGVRLIAGFVLVAGISAMVGAIGISNTGRMNDMAEDMYTRELMGLSYIQEANVKLIYVGRARSNYLLATTQAERDKHLESINKNTAALKDNIEKAKPLFVTERAKEIFAAFATLSQEYEREMQRVLSIAGSRKLAERDEALAQSLDVVRDKANKLDEMLDELVAQKQARAKKASEETGALYQSSRQLMLAAIAGGVLLGVVLGWVISRSVSRPLARAVDAANRLAEGDLSVRIESTSRDETGQLLSAMQNMIAKLSSVVNDVKGSAEALAGAAEEVSATAQSLSQASSEQAAGVEETSASIEQMTASITQNTDNAKVTDGMATKASAEATEGGEAVKATVSAMKQIAQKIGIIDDIAYQTNLLALNAAIEAARAGEHGKGFAVVAAEVRKLAERSQVAAQEIGDVAGSSVELAEKAGRLLDQMVPNIKKTSDLVQEITAASEEQSAGVSQINAAVGQLSQTTQQNASSSEELSATAEEMSSQAEQLQQTMAFFKVAAFSAAAAPQAPQPPSRRKPLRPRETSSTSGRSPGLAGGLGLAAVGVDESQFAKF, from the coding sequence ATGTTTTCCAACCTCAAGATCGGCGTTCGCCTGATCGCCGGTTTCGTGCTTGTCGCCGGCATCAGTGCCATGGTGGGCGCCATCGGCATCAGCAACACCGGCCGCATGAACGACATGGCCGAAGACATGTACACCCGAGAGCTGATGGGCTTGTCGTACATTCAGGAAGCCAACGTCAAGCTCATCTACGTCGGCCGCGCACGCTCCAACTACCTGCTCGCCACGACGCAGGCCGAGCGCGACAAGCACCTCGAGTCGATCAACAAGAACACGGCCGCGCTCAAGGACAACATCGAGAAGGCCAAGCCGCTCTTCGTCACCGAACGGGCGAAGGAGATCTTCGCCGCCTTCGCCACCTTGTCGCAGGAGTACGAGCGCGAGATGCAGCGCGTGTTGTCGATCGCCGGCAGCCGCAAGCTGGCCGAGCGCGACGAGGCGCTGGCCCAGTCGCTCGACGTGGTGCGCGACAAGGCCAACAAGCTCGACGAGATGCTCGACGAGCTGGTGGCGCAGAAGCAGGCGCGGGCCAAGAAGGCGTCTGAAGAAACCGGCGCGCTGTACCAGAGCAGCCGCCAGCTCATGCTGGCCGCCATCGCTGGCGGTGTCTTGCTGGGCGTGGTGCTCGGTTGGGTGATCAGTCGCAGCGTGAGCCGACCGCTCGCCCGTGCGGTGGACGCCGCCAACCGCCTGGCCGAAGGTGACCTGTCGGTGCGCATCGAGTCGACCAGCCGCGACGAGACCGGTCAGCTCCTGTCGGCCATGCAGAACATGATCGCCAAGCTCTCCAGCGTCGTGAACGACGTGAAGGGCAGCGCCGAAGCGCTGGCCGGTGCCGCCGAGGAGGTGAGCGCGACCGCGCAGTCGCTGTCGCAAGCCTCCAGCGAGCAGGCTGCGGGTGTGGAAGAGACCAGCGCGTCGATCGAGCAGATGACGGCCTCGATCACCCAGAACACCGACAACGCCAAGGTCACCGACGGCATGGCCACCAAGGCCTCGGCCGAAGCGACCGAGGGCGGCGAAGCAGTCAAGGCAACCGTGAGCGCGATGAAGCAGATCGCCCAGAAGATCGGGATCATCGACGACATCGCCTACCAGACGAACCTGCTGGCGCTGAACGCCGCGATCGAAGCGGCGCGTGCCGGTGAGCACGGCAAGGGTTTCGCGGTGGTGGCTGCCGAGGTGCGCAAGCTCGCCGAGCGCAGCCAGGTGGCCGCACAGGAGATCGGCGACGTGGCCGGCTCCAGCGTCGAGCTGGCCGAGAAGGCGGGCCGCCTGCTCGACCAGATGGTGCCCAACATCAAGAAGACGAGCGACCTGGTGCAGGAGATCACCGCCGCGTCGGAAGAGCAGAGCGCCGGCGTGTCGCAGATCAACGCCGCCGTCGGCCAGTTGAGCCAGACCACTCAGCAGAACGCCAGCAGCTCCGAAGAACTCTCGGCCACCGCCGAGGAGATGAGCAGCCAGGCCGAGCAGCTGCAGCAGACCATGGCCTTCTTCAAGGTGGCGGCCTTCTCCGCCGCCGCCGCGCCGCAGGCACCGCAGCCGCCGTCGCGCCGCAAGCCGCTGCGCCCGCGTGAAACCTCATCGACCTCAGGCCGCAGCCCGGGTCTGGCCGGCGGCCTGGGCCTGGCTGCCGTCGGCGTCGACGAGTCTCAATTCGCCAAGTTCTGA
- a CDS encoding chemotaxis protein CheA — protein MDMDQALQTFFAESRELLDDMEAALLGIRQSDDPAETVNAIFRAAHTIKGSAGLFGLDPLVAFTHVAESVLDEVRDGRVNADDALVSLLLKCADHLRALVDAAEADPAHIDPDLITHGEPLLVQLRTYLAPKHEVAELEVPVERIASPDVAEGDDAWHISLRFGPDVLRNGMDPLSFLRYLGTLGTIVGIVTLPDALPAADEMDPESCYLGFEIALRSKADKAKIESVFDFVLDDCQLVIVPPRSRIEEYIAVLKQMPDEGVRLGEMLVRAGTVTAHELEAALQSQADARTAASAEPAAPSPLIGDVLVQQGSAPAAVVEAALDKQKRSRDSKAQEGQSIRIDADKLDRLINLVGELIIASAGANLISRATRNVELQEAHSVLSNLVEEVRDSALQLRMVKIGGTFSRFQRVVHDVSRELGKDIELVVSGEDTELDKTVVEKIGDPLTHLVRNAMDHGIESPELRAERGKPARGTLKLNAYHDSGSIVIEVSDDGGGLHRDKILAKAVDRGLVEAGKSLSDSEIYDLVFEPGFSTAEKVTNLSGRGVGMDVVKRNITALRGSVGIDSTVGRGTTVTVRLPLTLAIINGFQIGVGRAVFVVPLDVVEECVEFKAEGEHDYLDLRGQVLPFIRLREFFGVSGPTSARPNIVVVKHAGLKFGLVVDTLLGEAQTVIKPLSKMFGQVRGISGSSILGSGDVALILDVPALAQHAAPPARASAAAQITAASAD, from the coding sequence ATGGACATGGACCAGGCCCTGCAGACCTTCTTTGCAGAGAGTCGGGAGCTGCTGGACGACATGGAGGCCGCGCTGCTCGGCATCCGCCAGAGCGACGACCCCGCCGAGACCGTCAACGCCATCTTCCGCGCCGCGCACACCATCAAGGGCTCGGCCGGCCTCTTCGGGCTCGACCCGCTGGTGGCCTTCACCCACGTGGCCGAGAGCGTGCTCGATGAAGTGCGCGACGGGCGTGTCAACGCCGACGATGCGCTGGTGTCGCTGCTGCTCAAGTGCGCCGACCACCTGCGGGCGCTGGTCGACGCCGCCGAGGCCGACCCGGCCCACATCGACCCGGACCTGATCACCCACGGCGAGCCGCTCCTGGTGCAGCTGCGCACCTACCTCGCCCCGAAGCACGAGGTGGCCGAGCTCGAAGTGCCCGTGGAGCGCATCGCCTCGCCCGACGTAGCCGAAGGCGACGACGCCTGGCACATCTCGCTGCGCTTCGGCCCCGACGTGCTGCGCAACGGCATGGACCCGCTGTCCTTCCTGCGCTACCTGGGCACCCTCGGCACCATCGTCGGCATCGTCACGCTGCCCGATGCACTGCCCGCGGCCGACGAGATGGACCCGGAGTCCTGCTACCTCGGCTTCGAGATCGCGCTGCGCAGCAAGGCCGACAAGGCCAAGATCGAAAGCGTCTTCGACTTCGTGCTCGACGACTGCCAGCTCGTCATCGTGCCGCCGCGCAGCCGCATCGAGGAATACATCGCGGTGCTCAAGCAGATGCCCGACGAAGGCGTGCGCCTGGGCGAGATGCTGGTGCGCGCCGGCACCGTGACCGCGCACGAACTCGAAGCCGCGCTGCAGAGCCAGGCCGATGCGCGCACCGCGGCCTCGGCCGAGCCCGCCGCGCCGTCCCCGCTGATCGGCGACGTGCTGGTGCAGCAAGGCAGCGCGCCTGCCGCCGTGGTGGAAGCCGCGCTCGACAAGCAGAAGCGCAGCCGCGACAGCAAGGCGCAGGAAGGCCAGTCCATCCGCATCGATGCCGACAAGCTCGACCGCCTGATCAACCTCGTGGGCGAACTCATCATCGCCTCCGCCGGCGCCAACCTCATCTCGCGGGCCACGCGCAACGTCGAGCTGCAGGAAGCGCATTCGGTGCTCTCCAACCTGGTGGAAGAGGTGCGCGACAGCGCGCTGCAGCTGCGCATGGTGAAGATCGGTGGCACCTTCAGCCGCTTCCAGCGCGTGGTGCACGACGTATCGCGCGAGCTCGGAAAGGACATCGAGCTCGTCGTGAGCGGTGAAGACACCGAGCTCGACAAGACGGTCGTCGAGAAGATCGGCGACCCGCTGACGCACCTGGTGCGCAACGCCATGGACCACGGCATCGAATCGCCCGAGCTGCGCGCCGAGCGCGGCAAGCCGGCGCGTGGCACCCTGAAGCTCAACGCGTACCACGACTCCGGCAGCATCGTCATCGAGGTCAGCGACGACGGCGGCGGCCTGCACCGCGACAAGATCCTGGCTAAGGCCGTGGACCGCGGCCTGGTCGAAGCGGGCAAGTCGCTCAGCGACAGCGAGATCTACGACCTCGTCTTCGAACCCGGCTTCTCCACCGCCGAGAAGGTGACCAACCTCTCGGGCCGTGGTGTCGGCATGGACGTGGTCAAGCGCAACATCACCGCGCTGCGCGGCAGCGTGGGCATCGACAGCACGGTCGGCCGCGGCACCACCGTCACCGTGCGGCTGCCGCTCACGCTGGCCATCATCAACGGCTTCCAGATCGGCGTGGGGCGCGCGGTGTTCGTCGTGCCGCTCGACGTGGTGGAAGAGTGCGTGGAGTTCAAGGCCGAGGGCGAGCACGACTACCTGGACCTGCGCGGCCAGGTGCTGCCGTTCATCCGCTTGCGCGAGTTCTTCGGGGTGAGTGGTCCCACGAGCGCGCGGCCCAACATCGTGGTCGTCAAGCACGCCGGCCTGAAGTTCGGCCTGGTGGTCGACACCTTGCTCGGCGAAGCGCAGACCGTCATCAAGCCGCTTTCCAAGATGTTCGGCCAGGTGCGCGGCATCAGCGGCTCTTCCATTCTGGGCAGCGGTGACGTCGCCCTGATCCTCGACGTGCCGGCGCTGGCCCAGCACGCCGCGCCTCCTGCCCGTGCCAGTGCAGCCGCCCAGATCACGGCAGCGTCCGCTGATTGA
- a CDS encoding lipid asymmetry maintenance protein MlaB has product MASKKKAAPAAPQVLRIDGEFSIYRAAELKPLLLQAVEASPVLEVDLSGVAEFDTAGLQLLLLAKRAAADRGHELRLVRHSAVVVDVLQLLDLAAHFGDPLVVAA; this is encoded by the coding sequence ATGGCATCGAAGAAGAAAGCGGCGCCTGCCGCGCCGCAGGTGCTGCGCATCGACGGCGAATTCAGCATCTACCGCGCCGCCGAGCTCAAGCCCCTGTTGCTGCAGGCGGTGGAAGCCTCGCCGGTGCTGGAAGTCGACCTGAGCGGCGTCGCCGAGTTCGACACCGCCGGCCTGCAGCTGCTGCTGCTCGCCAAGCGCGCGGCCGCCGACCGTGGCCACGAGCTGCGCCTCGTGCGCCACAGCGCCGTCGTCGTCGACGTGCTGCAGCTGCTCGACCTGGCCGCCCACTTCGGCGACCCGCTGGTCGTGGCCGCCTGA
- a CDS encoding response regulator, producing MGKNILIVDDSASVRQVVSIALKQKGYDVIEGSDGKEALTKLTGQKVHLIISDVNMPNMDGISLVKAVKAMPAYKFTPIVMLTTESQEAKKKEGQMAGAKAWIVKPFRPDQLLDVVQKLVLP from the coding sequence ATGGGCAAGAACATCCTGATCGTCGACGACTCCGCCTCGGTGCGGCAGGTCGTGAGCATCGCGCTCAAACAAAAGGGCTACGACGTGATCGAGGGCAGCGATGGCAAGGAAGCCTTGACCAAGCTCACCGGCCAGAAGGTGCACCTGATCATCAGCGACGTGAACATGCCCAACATGGATGGCATCAGCCTCGTGAAGGCGGTGAAGGCCATGCCGGCCTACAAGTTCACCCCGATCGTGATGCTGACCACCGAGTCGCAGGAGGCCAAGAAGAAGGAAGGCCAGATGGCCGGCGCCAAGGCCTGGATCGTCAAGCCCTTCCGCCCCGACCAGCTGCTGGACGTGGTGCAGAAGCTCGTGCTCCCCTGA
- a CDS encoding methyl-accepting chemotaxis protein gives MTTVSMTSTELAAEPARRVDTPRRWRLAGASWAGWAGRGLGLAGAAACLAFGAGTGVWPWMAAAALLAAGTWLDRHHAAREQQARRDTALYLQGSVDLGSRLMPVWSGHIETSRLQMETAISSLSARFAGIVDRLDGAMKASDSAAGAEHDSGGMAAMFASSQQELQAVLASLRQATESNNAMRGDVQGLSRFIEELRQMATDVAKIAAQTNLLAINAAIEAAHAGEAGRSFSVLAQEVRKLSAESGETGRRMAEKVATVADAIAQARESAEASASREAASISGCETSINSVLDGFRGVTEALAESAGVLKRESLGIQAEVCEALVQLQFQDRVSQVMTHVRQNMEALPERLSLSTDTYEREGRLVPVDVAALLAELEATYAMAEERSTHGGGGSAGAPKNEEITFF, from the coding sequence ATGACGACTGTCTCCATGACCTCCACCGAACTCGCGGCCGAGCCGGCCCGACGTGTCGACACGCCGCGCCGCTGGCGCCTTGCCGGTGCTTCCTGGGCCGGCTGGGCGGGCCGCGGCCTGGGACTGGCAGGGGCCGCAGCTTGCCTGGCCTTCGGCGCCGGTACCGGTGTCTGGCCCTGGATGGCCGCCGCAGCCCTGCTGGCCGCGGGCACCTGGCTGGACCGCCACCACGCCGCCCGCGAGCAGCAGGCACGCCGCGACACCGCGCTCTATCTGCAAGGCAGCGTCGACCTCGGCAGCCGGCTGATGCCGGTGTGGAGTGGCCACATCGAAACCTCGCGCCTGCAGATGGAGACTGCCATCTCCTCGCTGAGCGCCCGTTTTGCCGGCATCGTCGACCGCCTCGACGGCGCGATGAAGGCTTCCGACAGTGCCGCCGGCGCCGAGCACGACTCGGGCGGCATGGCCGCCATGTTCGCGAGCAGCCAGCAGGAACTGCAGGCCGTGCTGGCCTCGCTGCGCCAGGCGACCGAAAGCAACAACGCCATGCGCGGCGACGTGCAAGGCCTGAGCCGCTTCATCGAAGAGCTGCGCCAGATGGCGACCGATGTCGCCAAGATCGCCGCCCAGACCAACCTGCTCGCCATCAACGCCGCCATCGAGGCCGCGCATGCGGGTGAAGCCGGCCGCAGCTTCTCGGTGCTCGCGCAAGAGGTTCGCAAGCTCTCGGCCGAATCGGGCGAGACCGGCCGGCGCATGGCCGAGAAGGTGGCGACCGTGGCCGATGCGATTGCGCAGGCCCGCGAGAGCGCCGAGGCCTCGGCCTCGCGCGAGGCCGCTTCCATCAGCGGCTGCGAGACCTCGATCAACAGCGTGCTCGATGGCTTCCGCGGCGTGACCGAAGCGCTGGCCGAATCGGCCGGTGTGCTCAAGCGCGAGAGCCTGGGCATCCAGGCCGAGGTTTGCGAGGCGCTGGTGCAGCTGCAGTTCCAGGACCGCGTGAGCCAGGTCATGACCCACGTGCGCCAGAACATGGAAGCGCTCCCCGAGCGCCTCTCGCTCAGCACCGACACCTACGAGCGCGAAGGCCGGCTGGTGCCGGTCGACGTGGCGGCCCTGCTGGCCGAACTCGAAGCGACTTACGCCATGGCCGAAGAGCGCAGCACCCACGGTGGTGGCGGCTCGGCCGGTGCACCGAAGAACGAAGAGATCACCTTTTTCTGA